The segment CAATGCACAGGCTAGCAATACCCCGTTTGCCGCCTTTCGTGCGTAGGGCATGAATAAGCGTCGCAATCACCCGCGAACCTGTTGAGCCAATCGGATGCCCTTGGGCACAAGCACCGCCAAATACATTCACCTTATCGTGAGGTAGCCCTAAGTCATCCATGGCCATTAACGTGACGACCGCGAATGCTTCGTTAATCTCAAAGAGATCAACGTCGTTAACGCCCCAGCCAAGCTTTTTCATCAGCTTTTCAATCGCACCTACCGGCGCAATGGTGAATTCGCTTGGATGGCGGGAGTGGGTGGTATGGCCGAGCATTTTGGCTAGTGGCTTCACGCCATGACGCTTAGCGGCTTCATGGCTGGCCAAAATAAGCGCTGATGCGCCGTCGGAAATTGAGCTGGCGTTGGCAGCCGTAATAGTCCCGTCTTTGGCAAACGCTGGGCGCAACTGGCGAATTTTATCCAGTTTGGCTTGGAAGGGCTGTTCGTCATGTTCGACCAGCGTTTCACCTTGGCGGGTGGTTACTGTTACCGGTGCCATTTCAGCCGCTAAGTGGCCGTTATTGGTGGCGTCCATGGCACGCTCTAGAGAGGCAATGGCAAAGTCGTCCAAGCGCTCGCGCGTGTAGCCACGCTCTGATGCAACATCCTGGGCGAAAACGCCCATCAATTTGCCGGTTTCGGCATCTTCTAAGCCGTCTAGGAACATGTGGTCTTTCAGCTCGCCATGACCTAAACGGTAGCCGCCACGCGCTTTAGTAAGCACGTGTGGGGCATTAGACATTGACTCCATACCGCCTGCAAGCAGGATTTCGCCAGTCCCTGCTTTGATTAAATCGTGGGCTAGCATGGTGGCTTTCATGCCAGAACCACACAGCTTATTGATGGTGGTAGCACCATTGGCATCGGGAATGCCAGCCTGACGCATGGCCTGGCGGGCTGGCCC is part of the Halomonas sp. GT genome and harbors:
- a CDS encoding acetyl-CoA C-acyltransferase; translation: MSNATEVVFLSATRTPMGGMMGSLSSMTAPELAAVAIRAAIERAGIEASVIEEGIMGCVLPAGVKQGPARQAMRQAGIPDANGATTINKLCGSGMKATMLAHDLIKAGTGEILLAGGMESMSNAPHVLTKARGGYRLGHGELKDHMFLDGLEDAETGKLMGVFAQDVASERGYTRERLDDFAIASLERAMDATNNGHLAAEMAPVTVTTRQGETLVEHDEQPFQAKLDKIRQLRPAFAKDGTITAANASSISDGASALILASHEAAKRHGVKPLAKMLGHTTHSRHPSEFTIAPVGAIEKLMKKLGWGVNDVDLFEINEAFAVVTLMAMDDLGLPHDKVNVFGGACAQGHPIGSTGSRVIATLIHALRTKGGKRGIASLCIGGGEATAVAVELID